From Caldicellulosiruptor hydrothermalis 108, a single genomic window includes:
- the ispH gene encoding 4-hydroxy-3-methylbut-2-enyl diphosphate reductase, protein MIIKVAQSAGFCFGVQRAVEGVLAWAKANKGKSIKVYGMLIHNSYVIDKLKDLGVEVIEDIEQIGREDIVFIRSHGVSMEEYAEIEKRAEKVYDFTCPYVKKIHEIVKEHSENGYDIIVVGDMNHPEVKGIVGHVSNNRKCFVVDSIEKVKEAINQIEGKAAVVCQTTFDSKKWSDIREFLETHTNYKVFDTICKATINRQKEAQELAKHVDMMLVVGDKKSSNTNKLYQLLKEIKPTFFIDKVEDLDSIKLDSHIKSIGVTAGASTSPEQIEEVVKHLEEKFNEMSLKDFERFIGRNFLTVQRGEVVKGRIIKVEEDYVLVDIGYKAEGIIYKDEVIKNGNVNLKDLFKIGETIEAVVIKESDEEGNVVLSKYRADVLHGFEELLSKYENKESVRVVVKSIKEKSIVCDFRGTNVYVPISQWGEDLQTSDIGKIFEIEITDVNKEKKIAFGSRKSLLKQKEEERFIKQIESLDFSREYEGIIAEIKQKGIVVNFENLRGFVPASEVGYLKKGADLKKLFEIGEKVKVKILDIDKNKKQIYLSIKKTQDDEWIKKIKNLYLGMLVDCEVTKVLPFGLVVWITEHDVDGFVHISNIPLGYNQRPHNVYKVGDSLRAKVIEIDEEKRRVALSLKDLHEEENIDTEHNEDFVITLADFVKNIKLEQ, encoded by the coding sequence ATGATTATTAAAGTTGCACAAAGTGCTGGATTTTGCTTTGGTGTTCAAAGAGCAGTAGAAGGTGTTTTGGCATGGGCAAAAGCAAATAAGGGAAAATCTATAAAGGTGTATGGAATGTTAATACATAATAGCTATGTTATAGATAAATTGAAAGATTTAGGTGTAGAAGTTATAGAGGATATTGAGCAAATTGGGAGGGAAGATATAGTTTTTATACGTTCTCACGGTGTTTCAATGGAGGAGTATGCCGAGATTGAAAAAAGGGCAGAGAAAGTTTATGATTTTACATGCCCGTATGTTAAAAAGATTCACGAAATAGTAAAGGAACATTCAGAAAACGGGTATGACATAATTGTTGTTGGAGATATGAATCATCCAGAAGTAAAAGGAATTGTTGGTCATGTTAGCAATAATAGAAAATGTTTTGTTGTAGATAGCATTGAAAAAGTAAAAGAAGCAATTAATCAAATTGAAGGCAAAGCTGCAGTTGTCTGTCAGACCACATTTGACAGTAAAAAATGGAGCGATATAAGAGAGTTTTTGGAGACTCATACAAATTATAAAGTATTTGACACAATATGCAAGGCAACAATAAACAGGCAAAAGGAAGCTCAAGAACTTGCAAAGCATGTGGACATGATGTTGGTGGTCGGTGATAAGAAAAGTTCTAATACCAACAAGTTGTATCAGCTTCTGAAGGAGATAAAACCTACATTTTTTATTGACAAGGTTGAAGATTTAGATTCAATAAAATTAGATAGCCATATAAAGAGCATTGGAGTGACAGCAGGTGCTTCCACTTCTCCTGAACAGATTGAAGAGGTGGTAAAACATCTGGAAGAGAAGTTCAATGAAATGAGTCTGAAAGATTTTGAGAGGTTTATCGGTAGAAACTTTTTGACAGTGCAAAGAGGTGAGGTTGTAAAAGGCAGGATAATAAAAGTTGAGGAAGATTATGTGCTTGTTGATATTGGTTACAAAGCAGAGGGTATAATTTACAAGGATGAAGTCATCAAGAATGGAAATGTAAATTTGAAGGACCTGTTTAAGATAGGCGAGACAATCGAAGCGGTAGTGATAAAAGAGTCAGATGAAGAAGGAAATGTGGTTTTATCAAAATATCGGGCAGATGTGCTTCATGGTTTTGAAGAGCTGCTTTCGAAGTATGAAAATAAAGAATCTGTAAGAGTGGTTGTAAAGTCAATTAAAGAAAAAAGCATTGTTTGTGACTTTAGAGGGACAAATGTGTATGTGCCAATTTCTCAGTGGGGTGAAGACCTTCAAACTTCGGATATAGGAAAGATATTTGAAATAGAAATTACAGATGTCAACAAAGAAAAAAAGATAGCTTTTGGTAGTCGGAAATCTTTGCTAAAACAAAAAGAAGAGGAGAGATTTATTAAACAGATAGAATCTTTGGATTTTTCCAGAGAATATGAAGGCATTATTGCTGAGATAAAACAAAAAGGCATTGTGGTAAATTTTGAGAACCTGCGCGGTTTTGTACCTGCAAGTGAAGTTGGATATTTGAAAAAAGGTGCAGACCTTAAAAAATTATTTGAAATTGGCGAGAAAGTCAAGGTGAAGATTCTTGATATAGACAAGAATAAAAAACAGATTTATCTTAGCATAAAAAAGACTCAAGATGATGAGTGGATAAAAAAGATTAAAAACTTGTATTTGGGAATGCTTGTAGACTGTGAAGTGACAAAGGTGTTACCTTTTGGACTTGTTGTGTGGATCACAGAACATGATGTTGATGGTTTTGTTCACATTTCAAATATTCCACTTGGATACAACCAAAGACCACATAACGTATATAAAGTTGGAGATAGCTTGAGAGCAAAGGTTATAGAGATTGATGAAGAAAAGCGAAGGGTTGCGTTGTCTTTAAAAGATTTGCACGAAGAAGAAAACATAGATACTGAGCATAACGAAGACTTTGTGATAACACTCGCTGATTTTGTGAAGAATATAAAGTTAGAACAATAA
- a CDS encoding lysophospholipid acyltransferase family protein: MKYNFFLNLIRKVAFIILKCIFFIRVEGKENIPEGPFIICANHRSYLDPVLIILIFDRRVYFMAKSELFRIWWLAPIIKAFGAFPVKRGKSDIGAIKKAIEVIRSGNILGIFPEGKRNRTKEIILKGEKGVATVIKATGVKVLPVGISGKIVPFGRIRVRIGRPMEFRDNCMDNQEIVDTIMNEIKELILK; this comes from the coding sequence ATGAAGTATAATTTTTTTCTCAACCTTATTCGGAAAGTTGCTTTTATCATTTTAAAGTGTATCTTTTTCATAAGAGTTGAAGGGAAAGAAAATATACCAGAAGGTCCTTTTATTATCTGCGCAAATCACAGAAGTTATCTTGATCCAGTTTTGATTATACTTATATTCGACAGGCGAGTATATTTTATGGCCAAAAGTGAACTTTTTAGAATATGGTGGCTTGCACCAATCATCAAAGCGTTTGGAGCTTTTCCTGTCAAGCGAGGCAAAAGCGATATTGGAGCAATAAAAAAAGCTATAGAGGTTATAAGATCTGGCAATATTCTGGGTATTTTCCCGGAAGGAAAAAGAAACAGGACAAAAGAAATTATTTTAAAAGGTGAAAAAGGAGTTGCAACTGTAATTAAAGCAACAGGTGTAAAAGTTTTACCAGTTGGTATTTCTGGGAAAATAGTTCCATTTGGTAGGATAAGAGTGAGAATCGGAAGACCAATGGAATTTAGAGATAACTGTATGGATAATCAAGAGATTGTAGATACAATTATGAATGAAATTAAAGAACTTATCCTAAAATAA
- the aroH gene encoding chorismate mutase, with protein sequence MVFAIRGATTVENDCKEEIVRCTQELLNEIMLRNNLKKEEIVFILFTMTKDLKSAFPAYAARLMGFVDIPLICAQELDIEGALSRCIRLLMLIQRDNSFTPKHVYLKEATKLREDLTNEKGEDL encoded by the coding sequence TTGGTTTTTGCAATAAGAGGTGCTACAACTGTTGAGAATGATTGCAAAGAGGAGATTGTCAGATGTACTCAAGAACTTTTGAATGAAATTATGCTTAGAAACAATCTTAAAAAAGAGGAGATTGTTTTTATTTTGTTTACAATGACCAAAGACCTAAAATCGGCTTTTCCAGCATATGCAGCAAGACTCATGGGATTTGTGGACATTCCTCTTATATGTGCTCAAGAGCTTGACATTGAAGGAGCGCTAAGTAGGTGTATTAGGCTTCTTATGCTTATCCAAAGAGATAATAGCTTTACTCCTAAACATGTTTATTTGAAAGAAGCAACAAAACTCAGAGAAGACTTAACTAATGAGAAAGGTGAAGATTTATGA
- the cmk gene encoding (d)CMP kinase, with protein MKKINIAIDGPAGAGKSTISKLLASQLGYIHIDTGAMYRAVGLKVLKNNISPHDSRKIVEILNSTDIQIKLVDGRQLVFLDGEDVTEKIRQPEVSMYASDVSKIREVRERLVKMQQELAKQKGVIMDGRDIGTHVLPNAELKIFLTATAEERAKRRFLELKQKGYEVDYYQLLDEIKKRDQNDMTREFAPLRVAEDAIVIDSTSLSIEEVLQKVLELFYKVVKDEV; from the coding sequence ATGAAGAAGATTAACATTGCAATTGATGGTCCTGCAGGGGCAGGAAAAAGTACAATTTCAAAGCTTTTAGCAAGCCAACTTGGATATATTCATATCGATACAGGTGCAATGTACAGAGCTGTTGGGCTCAAAGTACTTAAGAACAATATCTCACCGCATGACAGTAGAAAGATTGTTGAGATTTTAAACTCAACTGATATACAAATAAAACTTGTGGATGGCAGGCAGCTTGTCTTTTTAGATGGTGAAGATGTCACAGAAAAAATTCGCCAGCCCGAGGTTTCAATGTATGCATCTGACGTATCAAAAATAAGAGAAGTACGAGAAAGACTTGTAAAGATGCAGCAAGAGTTAGCAAAACAAAAAGGGGTTATAATGGACGGAAGAGATATAGGAACTCATGTTCTGCCAAATGCCGAGTTAAAAATCTTTTTGACGGCCACGGCAGAGGAAAGAGCAAAGAGAAGGTTTTTAGAACTGAAGCAAAAAGGATATGAGGTAGACTATTATCAACTTTTAGATGAGATAAAGAAAAGAGACCAGAATGATATGACAAGAGAGTTTGCCCCTTTGAGAGTAGCTGAGGATGCCATTGTCATAGATTCGACTTCTCTTTCAATTGAAGAGGTCTTGCAAAAGGTTTTAGAGCTTTTTTACAAGGTGGTCAAAGATGAAGTATAA
- a CDS encoding MurR/RpiR family transcriptional regulator, translating to MTHDLEARIIELMPEFSKGQKKIAQFILEHGEKAAYMTALALGNSVGVSESTVVRFAERLGFEGYPEFQRALQELMKSKLTSVQRVELSASRINEKEVLKSVLLSDMDKIKQTLEQIDENIFNQVVDEIVNAKRIYIIGIRSSAALADFLGFYLNMILDNVKVITTSGISDIFEQVFRITSDDLIIGISFPRYSKRTLKVLQYAKKQGAKIVSLTDSKISPLCKYSDYVLICRSDMVSFADSLVAPLSVINALIVATGLRKKEEVAKTLEKLEEIWDEFQVYEKENR from the coding sequence ATGACCCACGATTTAGAAGCCAGGATAATTGAGCTTATGCCAGAGTTTAGTAAAGGGCAGAAGAAAATTGCTCAGTTTATTTTAGAACATGGAGAAAAAGCAGCATATATGACAGCACTTGCGCTTGGCAATTCAGTTGGTGTAAGTGAATCTACTGTTGTAAGATTTGCTGAGAGGCTTGGCTTTGAAGGTTACCCTGAGTTCCAGCGAGCTTTGCAAGAGCTTATGAAAAGCAAGCTTACATCAGTGCAGAGGGTAGAACTTTCTGCAAGCAGAATAAACGAAAAAGAGGTTTTAAAAAGTGTTCTCCTTTCTGACATGGACAAGATAAAGCAGACATTGGAGCAGATAGACGAAAATATTTTTAACCAGGTTGTGGATGAGATAGTAAATGCAAAAAGGATATACATTATTGGAATCAGAAGTTCAGCAGCACTGGCTGATTTTTTAGGTTTTTATTTGAATATGATTTTGGATAATGTCAAGGTTATCACAACAAGTGGCATCAGTGATATTTTCGAACAGGTATTTAGAATTACAAGTGATGATTTAATAATTGGTATTAGTTTTCCGAGGTATTCAAAGCGCACTTTAAAGGTTTTGCAGTACGCAAAAAAACAGGGTGCTAAGATAGTTTCGCTTACAGATAGCAAAATATCACCTCTGTGCAAGTATAGTGACTATGTTCTCATTTGCAGGAGTGATATGGTATCATTTGCTGATTCGCTTGTAGCACCTTTAAGTGTAATAAACGCATTAATTGTTGCGACAGGTCTTAGAAAAAAAGAAGAGGTTGCAAAGACACTTGAAAAACTTGAAGAAATATGGGACGAGTTTCAGGTCTATGAAAAGGAAAACAGGTGA
- a CDS encoding YpmA family protein yields MENEKLELISSMEFEENVPIYKIIDFLNKSLKDKNIIVGLSRSHNKIVISIYQT; encoded by the coding sequence ATGGAAAATGAAAAACTTGAACTTATCTCTTCAATGGAATTTGAAGAAAATGTTCCAATCTATAAGATAATAGACTTTCTTAACAAAAGCTTGAAAGACAAAAATATTATTGTGGGGCTTTCAAGAAGCCACAATAAGATTGTTATAAGCATATACCAAACATAA
- a CDS encoding HutP family protein: MVEKKEFGSKDVSRAAILMALSQNRQEEKKIQEDFSKVGIRCAAVDFGGEFITSVMKIVERAVVAAKREGVINEVHQEEGAVAGATREAISQIMQKAIGLNVGGKIGIARFEEHVAVAIFFGIGLLHLNEVAIGLGHRVI; encoded by the coding sequence GTGGTGGAAAAAAAGGAGTTTGGTAGCAAGGACGTTTCAAGAGCAGCTATTTTGATGGCCTTGAGCCAGAACAGACAAGAAGAAAAGAAGATTCAAGAAGATTTTTCTAAAGTAGGAATAAGATGTGCGGCAGTAGATTTTGGTGGAGAGTTTATAACCTCTGTTATGAAAATTGTTGAAAGAGCAGTTGTTGCTGCCAAAAGAGAAGGTGTTATAAACGAGGTACATCAAGAGGAAGGCGCTGTTGCAGGAGCAACAAGAGAAGCGATATCTCAAATTATGCAAAAAGCAATTGGCCTTAATGTGGGTGGAAAGATTGGCATTGCAAGGTTTGAAGAGCATGTTGCAGTTGCCATATTTTTTGGGATAGGACTTTTACATTTAAATGAGGTGGCAATAGGACTTGGTCACAGGGTTATATAA
- the alaS gene encoding alanine--tRNA ligase produces MYMSTDEIREKFLQFFESKGHLRLPSFSLIPKNDKSLLLINAGMAPLKPYFLGIEEPPRRRITTCQKCIRTPDIDRVGKTARHATFFEMLGNFSFGDYFKREAIIWAWEFVTEVLKLPRERLWVTIYEEDDEAFEIWHKEVGLEPDRIKRMGKEDNFWEIGTGPCGPCSEIYFDRGEEKGCGKPTCGIGCDCDRFVEFWNLVFTQFDKDENGVYHKLKNPNIDTGMGLERIAAIMQEVDSLFDIDIVKAIRDKVCEVTSYEYGKDAEKDVSVRVITDHIRGTVFMIGDGILPSNEGRGYVLRRLIRRAARHGRMLGKKEAFLHLIVDTVVESYKNPYPELVQKAEYIKKVLYNEESRFNQTIDVGLEILESEIEKLKKNKETILNGEIVFKMYDTYGFPLDLTKEIAAEKGIIVDQERFDELMQQQKERARAAQKELENAGWKDINIVIDEDIETIFVGYDTLKQEAKILKIFLDNEETAYAKEDDVCFVILDKTPFYAESGGQVADKGILEGEGVLAEVLDVKKGPRGTILHKVKVLKGEISVLSSVVAKVDEELRLATMKNHTATHLLHSALRKILGQHAQQSGSQVSPDRLRFDFAHYEPLSEEQIIEIEKMVNNVIQQAIPVEKIVTDLDSALRMGATALFDEKYSNVVRVIKIGDFSMELCGGTHVDNTGQIGMFKIISESSVAAGVRRIEAITGNKVYEFILNTQQTLKQLRSKVKASTDSEIISKIEQLENKIKNLENEVEKYKLLVVENELSSLYSKAVDYGEFKLIVNRKKTDDMDYVKLLTDKIKERDSKAIVLNIIQQGSKVTILMSCSKEAVKKGVDCGKVVKEVCSVLGGKGGGRPDFAQGGGNDVLKIDMALQTAENILKDILKGSA; encoded by the coding sequence ATGTACATGTCTACAGACGAGATAAGAGAAAAGTTTCTCCAGTTTTTTGAATCAAAAGGACATTTGAGGCTGCCAAGTTTTTCACTTATTCCTAAAAATGACAAAAGTCTTCTTCTGATAAACGCTGGTATGGCACCACTAAAACCATATTTTTTGGGAATTGAAGAACCTCCTCGCCGAAGGATTACCACATGCCAAAAATGCATAAGAACACCAGATATCGACAGAGTGGGTAAAACAGCAAGACATGCAACCTTTTTTGAGATGCTGGGCAATTTTTCGTTCGGTGATTATTTCAAGAGAGAAGCTATTATCTGGGCGTGGGAGTTTGTTACAGAGGTTTTGAAACTTCCAAGAGAGAGGTTATGGGTTACAATATATGAGGAAGACGATGAGGCATTTGAAATTTGGCACAAAGAGGTAGGCTTAGAACCAGATAGAATCAAAAGAATGGGTAAAGAGGATAACTTCTGGGAAATAGGAACAGGACCTTGCGGACCATGTTCTGAGATATACTTTGATAGAGGCGAGGAAAAGGGTTGTGGCAAGCCCACTTGTGGTATCGGATGTGATTGTGACAGATTTGTTGAGTTCTGGAATCTTGTTTTTACTCAGTTTGACAAGGATGAAAATGGTGTATACCACAAGTTGAAAAATCCAAACATTGACACAGGTATGGGTCTTGAGAGAATTGCAGCAATTATGCAAGAGGTTGATTCTCTTTTTGACATTGATATAGTGAAGGCTATTCGTGACAAGGTATGTGAAGTCACAAGCTATGAGTACGGAAAAGATGCAGAAAAAGATGTATCGGTTCGTGTCATCACAGACCATATTCGCGGCACAGTGTTCATGATTGGTGATGGTATTTTGCCTTCAAACGAAGGAAGAGGGTATGTTTTGAGAAGGCTTATAAGGCGTGCTGCACGACATGGTAGGATGCTTGGTAAAAAAGAAGCGTTCTTGCACCTTATTGTAGACACGGTTGTAGAGTCTTACAAAAATCCGTATCCAGAACTTGTTCAAAAAGCTGAGTATATAAAGAAAGTGCTCTATAACGAGGAAAGCAGGTTCAATCAGACAATTGATGTTGGGCTTGAGATACTTGAAAGTGAGATTGAGAAGCTTAAGAAGAACAAGGAAACCATTTTAAATGGTGAAATTGTATTTAAGATGTATGACACTTACGGATTTCCTCTTGACCTCACAAAAGAGATAGCTGCAGAAAAGGGGATTATTGTTGACCAAGAGAGATTTGATGAGCTTATGCAGCAGCAAAAGGAAAGGGCAAGAGCTGCTCAAAAAGAACTTGAAAATGCTGGGTGGAAGGATATAAACATTGTCATTGATGAGGACATTGAAACAATTTTTGTTGGTTATGATACTTTAAAACAAGAGGCGAAGATACTAAAGATTTTTCTGGACAATGAAGAGACAGCATATGCAAAAGAGGATGATGTGTGTTTTGTTATCTTAGACAAAACTCCTTTTTATGCAGAAAGTGGTGGACAAGTTGCAGATAAGGGCATTTTAGAAGGTGAAGGAGTTTTAGCAGAGGTTTTAGATGTCAAGAAAGGACCAAGGGGAACAATTCTTCATAAGGTAAAGGTTTTAAAAGGTGAGATATCTGTTTTGTCAAGTGTAGTTGCTAAAGTAGACGAAGAGCTGAGACTTGCAACAATGAAGAATCATACAGCAACACATCTTTTACACAGTGCACTAAGGAAAATATTGGGGCAACACGCACAACAAAGTGGTTCGCAGGTTAGCCCTGACAGACTCAGATTTGACTTTGCTCATTATGAACCGTTATCCGAGGAGCAAATAATTGAAATTGAAAAGATGGTCAATAACGTTATTCAACAGGCTATCCCTGTTGAAAAAATTGTAACAGATTTGGACAGTGCCTTGAGGATGGGTGCAACTGCTCTGTTTGACGAGAAGTATTCAAATGTGGTAAGAGTTATAAAAATAGGCGATTTTAGTATGGAACTGTGCGGTGGAACACATGTCGATAACACAGGCCAGATAGGAATGTTCAAGATAATATCTGAGTCGAGTGTAGCTGCAGGTGTTAGAAGAATTGAGGCAATTACTGGAAACAAGGTCTATGAGTTTATTCTAAATACCCAGCAGACGTTAAAACAGTTAAGAAGCAAAGTGAAAGCCAGCACTGATTCTGAGATAATATCGAAGATAGAACAGCTTGAAAACAAAATAAAAAACCTTGAAAACGAGGTAGAAAAATATAAACTTTTGGTTGTTGAAAATGAACTTTCATCGCTTTACAGCAAAGCGGTTGATTATGGTGAGTTCAAGCTGATTGTAAACAGAAAAAAGACAGACGATATGGACTATGTAAAACTTCTTACTGACAAGATTAAAGAAAGAGATTCAAAAGCAATTGTGCTCAATATCATACAGCAGGGTAGCAAGGTTACAATACTGATGTCATGTTCGAAAGAGGCAGTTAAAAAGGGAGTTGATTGTGGAAAAGTGGTAAAAGAAGTATGCTCAGTACTTGGTGGAAAAGGTGGTGGAAGACCAGATTTTGCCCAAGGCGGTGGAAATGATGTATTGAAGATAGACATGGCATTGCAGACAGCTGAGAATATTTTGAAAGATATATTAAAGGGGAGTGCTTGA
- a CDS encoding PRC-barrel domain-containing protein — MKISFSILKNKPVLNLDNKITGKVEDMLLRDDKVIGFKVRVKNSFKIPSCAYVPTEDIESINNQLLIVRSIHTSIDSFPFLRAQEIFLKEVIDENGFLIGIVIDIVFDSDNFKITEYQVSESIWSYIKNKKIILSPEEIILRENKILS, encoded by the coding sequence ATGAAGATTTCATTTTCTATCTTGAAAAACAAACCCGTCCTTAATTTAGATAATAAGATAACAGGAAAAGTAGAAGACATGTTACTCAGAGATGACAAGGTGATTGGGTTTAAGGTACGAGTAAAAAACTCATTTAAAATACCATCGTGCGCATATGTGCCGACAGAGGACATTGAGTCTATAAACAATCAACTTTTGATTGTCCGCAGCATTCATACTTCCATTGACAGCTTTCCATTTTTAAGAGCACAAGAAATTTTTTTGAAAGAAGTGATAGATGAAAATGGGTTTTTAATTGGGATTGTAATTGACATAGTATTTGATTCTGACAACTTTAAAATAACAGAATATCAGGTTTCAGAGAGTATTTGGAGTTATATAAAAAATAAAAAAATAATATTGAGCCCTGAGGAAATAATATTAAGAGAAAATAAAATATTAAGCTGA
- a CDS encoding histidine phosphatase family protein: MKRIYLVRHGETDWNKLNLVQGSIDTELNSTGIEQAKKIAERLKNKKIDIIFSSTLKRAYTTASYIKSYHPQTLFETSEKLNEINFGEWEGLSFDELEKKYSQTYLMWKDNPDKAIFPGEGNLHVVMRRVKSFFDDILQKNFSNIVVVTHGGIVKLSIIYLLNLPLDFYKKCWIGNASLSIVDIKGERTMLSLLNDMSHLTSEQVRPII; this comes from the coding sequence TTGAAAAGAATTTATTTAGTAAGACATGGTGAGACCGACTGGAATAAGCTCAACCTTGTTCAGGGTTCAATCGATACAGAACTCAATTCAACTGGTATTGAACAGGCAAAAAAGATTGCTGAGAGGCTTAAAAATAAAAAGATTGATATAATATTTTCAAGTACATTAAAAAGGGCTTATACTACGGCAAGTTATATAAAATCTTATCATCCCCAGACTTTATTTGAAACTTCTGAAAAACTCAATGAGATAAATTTTGGCGAGTGGGAAGGGTTGAGCTTTGATGAGCTTGAAAAGAAATACTCTCAGACATACTTGATGTGGAAAGACAATCCCGATAAGGCCATATTCCCAGGTGAAGGCAATTTGCATGTTGTTATGAGAAGAGTTAAAAGTTTTTTTGATGATATTTTGCAAAAGAATTTTAGTAATATTGTAGTTGTTACTCACGGTGGGATAGTAAAACTTTCAATCATATATCTTTTGAACCTTCCTCTTGATTTTTACAAAAAGTGCTGGATTGGGAATGCAAGTTTGAGTATTGTTGATATAAAAGGAGAAAGGACAATGTTAAGTCTTCTTAATGATATGTCTCATTTAACATCAGAACAAGTTCGTCCAATAATTTAA
- a CDS encoding AI-2E family transporter → MHIINLVKRYFTDILFIALIAIVIYFFANMKAFWPILIPFLIALFLSYLLKPWVDFLEKKVRSRDISILISFAIIFGITIMVFVYFIPLFVSETKQLIQNVPEHIALIQKWFFEIDSKLLNKLNIDIKEILNANSINIEGISKQTLSIFLNIVKSISSNILYYLLIPIISFYILRDWKRLVMWIKWLLPEKYRKEGLYIFADINRVLHQYIRGQLLDAFIVGLLSFVGFSLLSVRYAALLGVITGIGNLIPYFGPIFSSIPAVIIALSDSYIKAILVVIFLVLLQQVDSFIISPRVIGSKVGLHPLTIIIVIILANKIFGFVAMFFAIPIAAVIKIIFINIMKRIKSEKIE, encoded by the coding sequence GTGCACATAATAAATTTGGTGAAAAGATATTTTACAGACATATTGTTCATAGCTCTAATTGCAATTGTTATCTATTTTTTTGCTAATATGAAGGCATTCTGGCCGATTCTGATTCCGTTTTTGATTGCACTATTTTTATCATATCTCTTAAAACCCTGGGTAGATTTTTTAGAAAAAAAGGTTCGCTCAAGAGATATTTCAATCCTGATTTCTTTTGCAATAATCTTTGGTATCACTATTATGGTCTTTGTATATTTTATTCCTTTATTTGTTAGCGAAACTAAGCAGCTTATCCAAAACGTTCCTGAACATATAGCACTCATTCAAAAGTGGTTTTTTGAGATTGATTCTAAACTTTTGAATAAGCTAAACATTGATATTAAAGAAATACTAAACGCTAATTCCATCAATATCGAAGGAATTTCCAAACAAACATTATCAATATTTTTAAACATTGTAAAGAGTATTTCCTCTAACATTTTGTATTATCTTCTTATTCCTATTATATCTTTTTATATCCTGAGGGATTGGAAAAGGTTAGTCATGTGGATAAAATGGTTATTACCCGAGAAATACAGAAAAGAAGGGCTTTATATCTTTGCTGATATAAATAGGGTTCTTCATCAGTATATTCGAGGACAGCTTCTTGACGCCTTTATAGTTGGACTGCTCAGCTTTGTAGGATTTTCCCTGCTTTCTGTAAGATACGCAGCTCTTTTGGGTGTAATAACTGGTATTGGCAATTTGATTCCCTATTTTGGACCAATATTTAGCAGTATTCCAGCAGTGATAATAGCTCTTTCTGACTCCTACATAAAGGCTATATTGGTTGTAATTTTTTTAGTCCTACTTCAGCAAGTTGACAGTTTTATCATATCCCCACGAGTTATTGGTTCAAAAGTCGGGCTTCATCCTCTTACCATAATTATAGTTATAATCTTAGCAAACAAAATATTCGGGTTTGTTGCAATGTTCTTTGCCATTCCTATTGCTGCAGTAATAAAAATTATATTTATTAACATCATGAAAAGGATAAAATCTGAGAAGATTGAGTGA